The genomic region GCTGGATATGAAGCTTTAGACATTGAATCAGGTAGCGCCACGGATCATGAAAAAGATAGAAGACAGAAGGAAATGAAGACGATTTGGTATAAATTTATAGTTGCAGCTATCTTTACAGCTCCATTGTTTTACATATCCATGGGTCACATGGTCAATTTACCGATACCAGAGTTTATTAATCCCCATCATAATCCACTTGAATTTGCATTAGCGCAATTCTTGCTTACAATTCCAGTTATGATTGCAGGGTATAAGTTTTATACAATTGGTTTTTCAAAACTAGTCAAACGTGAACCTAATATGGATTCATTAATTGCAATTGGTACGAGTGCTGCTATAGTCTATGGTATTTATGCAGTTATTCAAATCGCTGCAGGAAATACTCATTACTATATGAACTTATATTTTGAGTCAGCTGGTGTCATTATAACTCTAATATTACTAGGAAATTACCTTGAGGCGGTTTCAAAAGGAAAGACATCTGAAGCGATTCGAAAACTAATGGAACTATCGCCTAAAACAGCTGTTATTGTTAGAGATGGAATAGAAGTAACCATCCCTGTTGAAGAGGTAGAAGTTGACGATATAATCATTGTCAAGCCAGGAGAGCGCATACCAGTTGATGGAGTAGTTGTTTCCGGGAGAACTTCAGTCGATGAATCCATGTTAACAGGAGAAAGTATCCCTGTTGAAAAATCAAAAGATAGCTCCGTAATTGGTGCTAGTTTTAATAAAAATGGTACAATTAAGTTTAGAGCAACTAAAGTAGGAAAAGACACAGCTCTTTCACAAATCATAAAACTTGTAGAAGAAGCACAGGGATCAAAAGCTCCGATTGCAAAGTTAGCAGATGTTATTTCAGGATATTTTGTTCCTGTTGTTATAGGGATTGCCATACTATCCGGTGTTTTATGGTATATTGTTCCTGGAAATCATGAAGGAGACATTGTGTTTGCATTAAAAATATTTATAACAGTTCTAGTAATCGCTTGTCCTTGTGCACTAGGTCTTGCAACACCTACTGCTATCATGGTAGGGACAGGTAAGGGTGCTGAGTATGGAGTATTAATCAAAGGTGGAGTTGCACTTGAAACAACGCATAAGATTAAAACGATCGTATTTGATAAAACAGGAACGATTACAGAAGGAAAACCAAAGGTCACTGATATCGTAACGACAAACACGTATAATGAGGAAACATTATTACAACTTGCTGCGTCTGCTGAAAAGGGATCTGAACATCCACTAGGTGAAGCAATTGTAAATCGTGCAAATGAAAAAGAATTAGAGTTTGTTGACATACTAAATTTCGAAGCGATACCAGGTCATGGTATTGAAGTTGAAATTAAGGAAGATCATGTATTGTTAGGGAATCAAAAATTAATGAATGATAGGCAAATTAATATAACTTTACAAGAAGACGCTGATCGTTTAGCAAATGACGGTAAGACACCAATGTTTGTTGCCATTAATAAAGAACTTGTAGGAATAATTGCAGTAGCAGATGTTGTAAAAGAAAATAGTAAACAAGCAATTAACGTTTTGCACAATATGGGAATTAAAGTTGCTATGATTACAGGAGACAATAAGAAAACAGCAAACGCTATTGCGAAACAAGTAGGGATTGACCGAGTGTTGGCTGAAGTCTTACCTGAAGATAAGGCAAATGAAGTGAAAAAACTTCAAGAAGAAGGCAAGAAAGTAGCAATGGTTGGTGATGGAATTAATGATGCACCAGCTTTAGCACAAGCAGATATTGGGATGGCAATTGGTTCAGGAACAGATGTTGCCATGGAATCAGCGGATATCGTATTAATGAAAAGCGACTTAATGGATGTTGCGACTGCGATTGAATTAAGTAAGCAAACCGTTAAAAACATTAAACAAAATCTGTTTTGGGCGTTTGCTTATAATACAGCAGGTATTCCTGTAGCAGCAGGTGTCTTATATCTATTTGGCGGACCACAAATGGACCCAATGATAGCAGCAGGTGCAATGTCATTAAGTTCAGTTTCGGTATTAACAAATGCATTA from Haloplasma contractile SSD-17B harbors:
- a CDS encoding heavy metal translocating P-type ATPase, producing the protein MKKQLNVTGMTCAACVRAVERSVNDIDGIANANVNFATEKLTVEYDENQVDLDEIIQSVRKAGYDAEEEASDTIREIIFPIVGMTCSSCANSLDGTLNNMDGVIDASVNFATEKAIVKYDTSKTNTSEIKSMIKRAGYEALDIESGSATDHEKDRRQKEMKTIWYKFIVAAIFTAPLFYISMGHMVNLPIPEFINPHHNPLEFALAQFLLTIPVMIAGYKFYTIGFSKLVKREPNMDSLIAIGTSAAIVYGIYAVIQIAAGNTHYYMNLYFESAGVIITLILLGNYLEAVSKGKTSEAIRKLMELSPKTAVIVRDGIEVTIPVEEVEVDDIIIVKPGERIPVDGVVVSGRTSVDESMLTGESIPVEKSKDSSVIGASFNKNGTIKFRATKVGKDTALSQIIKLVEEAQGSKAPIAKLADVISGYFVPVVIGIAILSGVLWYIVPGNHEGDIVFALKIFITVLVIACPCALGLATPTAIMVGTGKGAEYGVLIKGGVALETTHKIKTIVFDKTGTITEGKPKVTDIVTTNTYNEETLLQLAASAEKGSEHPLGEAIVNRANEKELEFVDILNFEAIPGHGIEVEIKEDHVLLGNQKLMNDRQINITLQEDADRLANDGKTPMFVAINKELVGIIAVADVVKENSKQAINVLHNMGIKVAMITGDNKKTANAIAKQVGIDRVLAEVLPEDKANEVKKLQEEGKKVAMVGDGINDAPALAQADIGMAIGSGTDVAMESADIVLMKSDLMDVATAIELSKQTVKNIKQNLFWAFAYNTAGIPVAAGVLYLFGGPQMDPMIAAGAMSLSSVSVLTNALRLKRFKPMHVKHKNENERKMVMKKNIHIAGMSCGHCKAHVEKALGIITEVTELEVNLKENMATVELAGDVADEKLVEAVKDAGYKVTKIEEA